Proteins encoded within one genomic window of Siniperca chuatsi isolate FFG_IHB_CAS linkage group LG4, ASM2008510v1, whole genome shotgun sequence:
- the LOC122874527 gene encoding uncharacterized protein LOC122874527, with protein sequence MASDVVVRPKKTNFDLTLCECLLLVSVMMISALVNLFVDEKAEEERRKQRVLSMKQVLGAVAGSLASGLNVLLQYVTHFLQAAGIQVGLPINTVTPEGVIFVAQWVLLLLICYVVITLAFQLVTFFLRWIRWLLKLGVVLACFGLILKDHSVGTETMAIRLVCLGCICILLSIRPWKDRTMAARIVHLEEQVKILENRLREMERWRRRCVILSCCLIGLLCFVVFIVFIVIMLIVISSSQ encoded by the exons ATGGCTTCTGATGTGGTTGTACgtcctaaaaaaacaaactttgatcTTACTCTTTGCGAATGTTTGCTCCTTGTAAGTGTCATGATGATTTCTGCTCTGGTCAATTTGTTTGTGGACGAGAAGGctgaagaggaaagaaggaaacaaagggTGCTCTCCATGAAACAG GTTCTGGGTGCAGTGGCAGGAAGTTTGGCCAGTGGTCTGAACGTGCTCTTACAGTATGTCACACACTTCCTGCAGGCTGCTGGAATCCAAG TTGGCCTTCCCATCAATACAGTGACACCAGAAGGGGTCATCTTTGTTGCCCAGTGGGTTCTTCTGCTTCTCATTTGCTATGTGGTGATTACCCTTGCCTTTCAATTGGTCACCTTCTTTTTGAGGTGGATTAGGTGGCTGCTGAAACTGGGAGTGGTTTTGGCCTGTTTTGGACTAATCCTCAAAGACCACAGTGTCGGCACAGAAACCATGGCAATTAGACTGGTGTGCCTAGGGTGCATCTGCATCCTATTAAGCATCAGGCCGTGGAAGGACCGGACCATGGCTGCTAGAATTGTTCATCTGGAAGAGCAGGTGAAGATCTTAGAAAATCGAttgagagaaatggagagatggagaagaagatgtgttattttgtcttgttgtcTGATAGGTCTTTTatgttttgtggtttttataGTCTTTATAGTAATAATGCTAATAGTAATTTCTTCCAGCCAGTAG